In a single window of the Frondihabitans peucedani genome:
- a CDS encoding cytochrome c biogenesis protein DipZ — protein sequence MITLLFLGLVGGLITGISPCILPVLPVILLSGGAQGARPDGRGPGRRPFLVVLGLTISFSLFTLLGTLVLSALPVPQDIIRWVGLAALVLIGVGMIVPRFQHLLEKPFSRLPQARAQTDRGGFVLGLTLGAVYVPCAGPVLAAITVAGATGRIGASTVILTVAFAIGTAAPLLFFALAGRGVAERVKAFRTRQRAVRTGAGVVVLALAVALAFNATDAIQRAIPDYTASLNHQLEGDTGAGALTGGGGSGSGAGTGTGGGTGTSGAGSGPGTLAACASEAAFTTPKTLRNCGRAPALTGLDGWFDTADDQPVTLASLRGKVVLVDFWAYSCINCQRAIQHVEQWYRTYQPDGLVVIGVHTPEYAFEHEHANVVAGAKRLGITYPVAQDNDYTTWTAYANTSWPSDYLIDATGEIRHVSVGEGNYDGIEGMIRQLLTAADPEVTLPARTDVADTTPTDRSQTPETYLGTKRATAYSGTMRLRNGTTTFTAPQGVEQDTFALGGRWKASDEALTSVSSSSIELAYTASKVYLDVGGTGTLTVRSGSSTRTIRVSGAPNIHAVVDAGRARSGTVTVELSPGLSAHSFTFG from the coding sequence GTGATCACCCTCCTGTTCCTCGGCCTCGTCGGCGGCCTCATCACCGGGATCTCGCCGTGCATCCTGCCGGTGCTGCCCGTGATCCTGCTCTCGGGCGGCGCCCAGGGTGCCCGGCCCGACGGCCGGGGACCAGGCAGGAGGCCGTTCCTCGTCGTCCTGGGGCTCACGATCAGCTTCAGCCTGTTCACCCTCCTCGGCACCCTCGTGCTGAGCGCCCTGCCGGTGCCGCAGGACATCATCCGCTGGGTCGGGCTCGCCGCCCTCGTGCTGATCGGCGTCGGCATGATCGTGCCGCGGTTCCAGCACCTGCTCGAGAAGCCGTTCTCCCGTCTCCCGCAGGCCCGGGCGCAGACCGACCGCGGCGGCTTCGTCCTGGGGCTCACCCTCGGCGCCGTCTACGTCCCGTGCGCGGGTCCGGTGCTGGCCGCGATCACCGTGGCCGGAGCGACCGGCAGGATCGGCGCGTCGACCGTGATCCTGACCGTCGCGTTCGCCATCGGCACGGCCGCCCCGCTGCTCTTCTTCGCCCTCGCCGGACGCGGCGTCGCAGAGCGGGTGAAGGCGTTCCGGACCAGGCAGCGCGCCGTCCGCACAGGTGCCGGCGTGGTCGTCCTGGCCCTCGCGGTCGCCCTGGCGTTCAACGCGACCGACGCGATCCAGCGGGCGATCCCCGACTACACGGCGTCGCTCAACCACCAGCTCGAGGGCGACACGGGCGCGGGCGCGCTGACCGGCGGCGGCGGCAGTGGTAGCGGCGCTGGCACAGGCACCGGCGGAGGCACCGGCACCTCCGGCGCAGGATCGGGCCCGGGCACGCTCGCCGCCTGCGCCTCGGAGGCCGCCTTCACCACCCCGAAGACCCTCCGGAACTGCGGCCGGGCGCCCGCCCTCACGGGACTCGACGGCTGGTTCGACACCGCCGACGACCAGCCGGTGACGCTGGCCTCGCTCCGCGGCAAGGTCGTGCTCGTCGACTTCTGGGCGTACTCCTGCATCAACTGTCAGCGCGCGATCCAGCACGTCGAGCAGTGGTACCGCACCTACCAGCCCGACGGCCTCGTCGTGATCGGTGTGCACACGCCCGAGTACGCGTTCGAGCACGAGCACGCCAACGTGGTCGCCGGGGCGAAGCGGCTCGGAATCACCTACCCGGTGGCGCAGGACAACGACTACACGACGTGGACCGCGTACGCGAACACCTCTTGGCCCTCCGACTACCTGATCGACGCCACCGGTGAGATCCGGCACGTCTCGGTCGGCGAAGGGAACTACGACGGGATCGAGGGCATGATCCGTCAGCTCCTCACGGCAGCCGACCCCGAGGTGACCCTCCCCGCCCGCACGGACGTCGCCGACACGACGCCGACGGACCGCTCGCAGACACCCGAGACGTATCTCGGCACGAAGCGGGCGACCGCCTACTCGGGCACGATGAGGCTCCGGAACGGCACGACGACGTTCACGGCGCCCCAGGGGGTCGAGCAGGACACGTTCGCTCTCGGCGGCCGCTGGAAGGCGTCCGACGAGGCGCTCACGAGCGTCTCCTCCTCGAGCATCGAGCTGGCGTACACCGCGTCGAAGGTCTACCTCGACGTCGGCGGCACCGGCACGCTGACGGTCCGCTCCGGCTCCTCGACCAGGACGATCCGCGTCTCGGGAGCCCCGAACATCCACGCCGTGGTCGATGCCGGCAGAGCCCGGAGCGGCACCGTCACCGTGGAGCTCTCCCCCGGGCTGTCGGCCCACTCGTTCACGTTCGGGTAG
- a CDS encoding mannitol dehydrogenase family protein gives MRDARERRIVHLGLGAFHRSHQAWFTQHVAEGSGGSGSSSGSASGSAPWGIVAFTGRRPDQADLLSRQDAVYTLLTRAADGATAELVDAIVEAHDGADAPRWRAALADPQTAVVTLTVTEAAYHRAPDGRIDLDDPDVAADAELLRRGAPEACTTAPGRLVDGLRARRDRGSGPVAVVCCDNLTDNGRMTRDMVLSLADEVDAGLGAWILREVSFVASMVDRITPATTDGDRADALALTGLDDPAVVVAEPFAEWVLSGRFPAGRPAWETAGARFVDDLEPYEQRKLWLLNAGHSLLAYLGLHLGHQTVDEAVGDPRCVEPLEQLWDEAAAELPLPADEIAAARAALGERFGNPRIRHRLQQIASDGSVKLPIRVVDPLRRRLARADGARAGAGGVAGSGIGPGAATLLAAWWLHVTGDPSLVADPRSGDFSADLGARDILRLVAPDLAGDDRLVTAVEEARARILRLSPADPATSSPSASSPLDTGVPA, from the coding sequence GTGCGCGACGCTCGGGAGCGCAGGATCGTGCACCTCGGGCTCGGCGCGTTCCACCGGTCGCACCAGGCGTGGTTCACTCAGCACGTCGCCGAAGGGTCGGGCGGCTCCGGGTCCAGCTCCGGGTCTGCCTCCGGGTCTGCCCCGTGGGGCATCGTCGCCTTCACCGGCCGGCGCCCCGACCAGGCCGACCTGCTGTCCCGGCAGGACGCCGTCTACACGCTCCTCACCCGCGCCGCCGACGGCGCCACCGCCGAGCTCGTCGACGCGATCGTCGAAGCGCACGACGGCGCCGACGCCCCTCGCTGGCGAGCCGCCCTGGCCGACCCTCAGACCGCCGTCGTCACGCTCACCGTCACGGAGGCCGCCTACCACCGCGCCCCCGACGGACGCATCGACCTCGACGACCCCGACGTCGCGGCCGACGCCGAGCTGCTCCGGCGCGGAGCACCCGAGGCCTGCACGACCGCGCCCGGGCGTCTGGTCGACGGGCTCCGGGCGCGCCGCGACCGAGGATCGGGCCCCGTCGCGGTGGTGTGCTGCGACAACCTGACCGACAACGGCAGGATGACGCGTGACATGGTGCTCTCGCTCGCCGACGAGGTCGATGCGGGCCTCGGCGCGTGGATTTTGCGCGAGGTCTCGTTCGTCGCGTCCATGGTCGACAGGATCACGCCCGCCACCACCGACGGCGACCGTGCCGACGCCCTCGCGCTCACCGGCCTCGACGACCCGGCCGTCGTCGTCGCCGAGCCGTTCGCGGAGTGGGTGCTGTCGGGACGCTTCCCCGCCGGGCGCCCCGCCTGGGAGACCGCGGGCGCCCGCTTCGTCGACGACCTCGAGCCGTACGAGCAGCGGAAGCTCTGGCTGCTGAACGCAGGACACTCGCTGCTCGCGTACCTCGGTCTGCACCTCGGGCACCAGACGGTCGACGAGGCCGTCGGCGATCCCCGCTGCGTCGAGCCTCTCGAGCAGCTCTGGGACGAGGCCGCCGCCGAGCTGCCGCTCCCGGCCGACGAGATCGCTGCCGCGCGGGCGGCTCTCGGCGAGCGCTTCGGCAACCCGCGGATCCGGCACCGCCTGCAGCAGATCGCCTCGGACGGGTCGGTGAAGCTGCCGATCCGGGTCGTGGATCCGCTGCGGCGGCGGCTCGCGCGGGCCGACGGCGCTCGTGCAGGCGCAGGCGGTGTCGCAGGATCGGGCATCGGCCCGGGCGCAGCCACGCTGCTCGCCGCCTGGTGGCTGCACGTCACCGGCGACCCGTCGCTCGTGGCCGACCCGCGCTCGGGCGACTTCTCCGCCGATCTCGGTGCCCGCGACATCCTGCGGCTCGTCGCACCCGACCTCGCAGGCGACGACCGCCTCGTCACCGCGGTCGAGGAGGCGCGGGCGCGGATCCTGCGCCTGTCGCCCGCCGACCCTGCCACCTCTTCTCCATCCGCCTCCTCCCCCCTCGACACCGGAGTCCCCGCATGA
- a CDS encoding sugar phosphate isomerase/epimerase family protein, producing MTKPSSPPLTWTLSGFGDEIDDDPDVQAAVLNALGARHIEVRAAWGTNIVDLTDDRLAALKGVLDRRSTGVSAIASPIGKVPVALPVEHEVERLGRAIRAAHALEARYIRLFSFYPAEGQDPDDIRDDVLVRMRALADVAEREGVILLHENEKEIFGDIPRRVLDLVEAVGSPALRLAWDNANFVQCGVRPFTEAWPLLHEHVEYLQVKDAVASTGEVVPAGSGDGELLETVTALRDTGYDGFASLEPHLADTNALGGFSGPSEFGRAARALRTLTDRIGVQLS from the coding sequence ATGACGAAGCCCAGCAGTCCCCCGCTCACCTGGACCCTCTCGGGGTTCGGCGACGAGATCGACGACGACCCCGACGTGCAGGCGGCCGTCCTGAACGCGCTCGGCGCCCGCCACATCGAGGTGCGCGCCGCCTGGGGCACCAACATCGTCGACCTGACGGACGACCGGCTGGCCGCTCTGAAGGGCGTCCTCGACCGGCGCTCCACCGGCGTCTCGGCCATCGCCTCGCCGATCGGCAAGGTGCCCGTGGCGCTCCCGGTCGAGCACGAGGTCGAGCGCCTCGGCCGCGCGATCCGGGCCGCTCACGCGCTGGAGGCGCGGTACATCCGGCTGTTCTCGTTCTATCCGGCCGAGGGGCAGGACCCCGACGACATCCGCGACGACGTGCTGGTGCGGATGCGCGCCCTGGCCGACGTCGCCGAGAGGGAGGGCGTGATCCTGCTGCACGAGAACGAGAAGGAGATCTTCGGCGACATCCCGAGGCGGGTGCTCGACCTCGTGGAGGCGGTCGGCTCGCCGGCACTCCGCCTCGCCTGGGACAACGCCAACTTCGTGCAGTGCGGGGTCCGGCCGTTCACCGAGGCCTGGCCGCTGCTCCACGAGCACGTCGAGTACCTGCAGGTCAAGGACGCCGTCGCATCGACCGGCGAGGTGGTGCCCGCAGGATCGGGCGACGGGGAGCTCCTCGAGACCGTCACCGCCCTCCGCGACACCGGCTACGACGGCTTCGCCTCGCTCGAGCCGCACCTCGCCGACACGAACGCGCTCGGCGGCTTCTCGGGACCCAGCGAATTCGGGCGCGCCGCCCGCGCCCTCAGAACCCTCACCGACCGGATCGGAGTCCAGCTCTCATGA
- a CDS encoding carbohydrate ABC transporter permease: MTVITPKGRGADVTRLLPRPLLIVILAVLMVFVLVPVVYILFASVNSDIAVANGAFLPTEFTLANYSRIWTTVALGTGLANSVLVAGSVALVCAFLAVATAYVLVRYRFRGRLTFLRGLLALQSIPGTLLLLPVFVLFSSAATYTGVQIIGTRWGLFITYLTFALPFSTWVMVTYLRGLPRELEEAARIDGASSWRILTRIVVPLSWPGIVVSGIFAFLLGWNDVLFASIMTNPDSRTAAVALQVFGATQEGGALPVYGQMMAAALVCALPVVVLYLIFQRYLVGGLTAGGVK, encoded by the coding sequence ATGACCGTCATCACGCCGAAGGGGCGCGGGGCCGACGTCACGAGGCTCCTCCCCCGGCCGCTGCTGATCGTGATCCTGGCCGTGCTGATGGTCTTCGTCCTGGTCCCGGTCGTCTACATCCTGTTCGCCTCGGTCAACTCCGACATCGCCGTGGCCAACGGCGCGTTCCTGCCGACCGAGTTCACGCTGGCGAACTACTCGCGGATCTGGACGACCGTCGCCCTCGGCACCGGCCTCGCCAACAGCGTCCTGGTCGCAGGGTCGGTCGCCCTCGTCTGCGCGTTCCTGGCCGTCGCGACCGCCTACGTGCTCGTCCGCTACCGCTTCCGCGGCCGTCTCACGTTCCTGCGCGGCCTGCTCGCCCTGCAGTCGATCCCCGGCACGCTGCTCCTGCTGCCGGTGTTCGTCCTGTTCTCGAGCGCCGCCACGTACACGGGCGTGCAGATCATCGGCACGAGGTGGGGCCTGTTCATCACCTACCTCACCTTCGCGCTCCCGTTCTCGACCTGGGTGATGGTGACCTACCTCCGCGGCCTGCCCCGCGAGCTCGAGGAGGCCGCCAGGATCGACGGCGCCTCGTCGTGGCGGATCCTCACCCGCATCGTCGTCCCGCTGTCGTGGCCCGGCATCGTCGTCTCGGGGATCTTCGCGTTCCTCCTCGGCTGGAACGACGTGCTCTTCGCCTCGATCATGACCAACCCGGACAGCCGGACAGCCGCGGTCGCCCTGCAGGTCTTCGGGGCGACGCAGGAGGGCGGCGCGCTCCCCGTCTACGGGCAGATGATGGCCGCCGCGCTCGTCTGCGCGCTGCCCGTCGTGGTCCTCTACCTCATCTTCCAGCGCTACCTCGTCGGTGGCCTCACAGCAGGAGGCGTCAAATGA
- a CDS encoding SDR family oxidoreductase, with product MTNSNDLSLTGRTALVTGSTSGIGRAIALTLAGAGATVAVSGRDAERGQAVVDAIAAAGGRAVFVASDLDADPAALRAFATEAASALGGTPDILVNNAGVYPATATADLSDEDLDLMLRVNIRAPHVIVGEIAPRMAERGSGAIVGIGSWMSRTGVGFAALYSATKAADEQLTRTWASEFGPRGVRVNTVAPGATLTPGNEAARDVLDQMTAGTPLGSVVLPQDIADAVLFLVSDRARAIHGTTLDVDGGISATRQN from the coding sequence ATGACGAATTCGAACGACCTCTCCCTCACCGGCCGGACCGCCCTGGTCACCGGCTCCACCAGCGGCATCGGCCGCGCCATCGCCCTCACCCTCGCCGGAGCCGGCGCCACCGTCGCCGTGTCCGGCCGCGACGCCGAGCGCGGGCAGGCCGTGGTCGACGCGATCGCCGCGGCGGGCGGCCGCGCCGTCTTCGTGGCGTCCGACCTCGACGCCGACCCCGCAGCCCTCCGCGCCTTCGCAACCGAAGCGGCCTCGGCCCTCGGCGGCACGCCCGACATCCTCGTGAACAACGCCGGCGTCTACCCGGCGACGGCGACGGCGGACCTGTCCGACGAGGACCTCGACCTGATGCTGCGGGTCAACATCCGCGCCCCGCACGTGATCGTCGGCGAGATCGCCCCGAGGATGGCCGAGCGGGGATCGGGCGCGATCGTCGGCATCGGCTCGTGGATGTCGCGCACCGGCGTGGGCTTCGCGGCCCTCTACTCCGCGACGAAGGCCGCCGACGAGCAGCTCACGCGCACCTGGGCGTCCGAGTTCGGGCCGCGCGGCGTGCGCGTCAACACGGTCGCGCCGGGTGCGACGCTGACGCCGGGCAACGAGGCCGCACGGGACGTCCTCGACCAGATGACGGCCGGAACGCCGCTCGGCAGCGTCGTCCTCCCCCAGGACATCGCCGACGCCGTCCTCTTCCTGGTCTCCGACCGGGCGCGAGCGATCCACGGGACCACGCTCGACGTCGACGGGGGCATCTCAGCCACGCGTCAGAACTGA
- a CDS encoding sugar phosphate isomerase/epimerase family protein encodes MRFSVFTASTPDWTPDVVARKLAEQGWDGVEWRVVDQQESETPGFWSGNRATWPLTGLEEAVPEIRRITQEAGLGFSGLGGYAGAWLHDDVDRVLAATAALGAGQVRVTMPRTDTGVPYPEVFARTRTDLEWVVSRAGEHGVKALVELHHETITPSASAARRLLEGLDPRHVGVIHDLGNLVIEGRENHRASFELLGEYLAHVHVKNARWVADGERSADGSLTWRHEWAPLRDGQADVGRYLTDLRDHGYDGWVTIEDFSTDLPLEERLRDDLAYLRALVGAHV; translated from the coding sequence GTGAGGTTCTCCGTCTTCACGGCGTCGACCCCCGACTGGACGCCCGACGTCGTCGCGAGGAAGCTCGCCGAGCAGGGCTGGGACGGCGTCGAGTGGCGCGTCGTCGACCAGCAGGAGTCGGAGACGCCCGGCTTCTGGTCCGGCAACCGGGCGACCTGGCCGCTCACCGGGCTCGAAGAGGCGGTGCCCGAGATCCGCAGGATCACCCAGGAGGCCGGGCTCGGGTTCTCTGGGCTCGGCGGCTACGCGGGCGCGTGGCTGCACGACGACGTCGACCGTGTGCTCGCCGCGACCGCCGCGCTCGGTGCGGGTCAGGTGCGGGTCACCATGCCGCGGACGGACACGGGCGTCCCCTACCCGGAGGTCTTCGCCCGCACGCGCACCGACCTCGAGTGGGTCGTGTCGCGCGCCGGGGAGCACGGCGTCAAGGCACTCGTCGAGCTGCACCACGAGACGATCACCCCGTCGGCCTCGGCGGCCCGGCGGCTCCTCGAAGGACTCGACCCCCGGCACGTCGGCGTCATCCACGACCTCGGCAACCTCGTCATCGAGGGGCGGGAGAACCACCGGGCCTCGTTCGAGCTGCTCGGCGAGTACCTCGCGCACGTGCACGTCAAGAACGCGCGCTGGGTCGCCGACGGCGAGCGATCCGCCGACGGGTCGCTGACCTGGCGGCACGAGTGGGCGCCGCTGCGCGACGGGCAGGCCGATGTGGGGCGCTACCTCACCGACCTCCGCGATCACGGGTACGACGGATGGGTGACCATCGAGGACTTCTCCACCGACCTGCCGCTCGAGGAGCGCCTCCGCGACGACCTCGCCTACCTGCGGGCGCTCGTCGGGGCGCATGTCTGA
- the manD gene encoding D-mannonate dehydratase ManD, whose protein sequence is MIIDKAEVVVTSPDRNFVTLKLTTDDGLTGLGDATLNGRELAVVAYLTEHVVPLLIGKDAHRIEDMWQFLYRSAYWRRGPVTMAAIAAVDVALWDIKAKAAGMPLYQLLGGASRTGLLTYGHASGKDLPELFDSIRSHQEQGYKAIRVQTGVPGLKSIYGIASNATFEANKGVRYDHEPAQRGALPNEEDWDTRSYLRHVPTVFEAVRNEFGPEIPLLHDGHHRMTPIQAATLGKSLEPYDLFWLEDVTPAENPEALRLVRQHTTTPLAIGEIFNTVWDYQLIIREQLIDYVRSAVTHTGGITHLKRVLEYAAQYQIKSGMHGPTDISPVGMAAAMHLGLSIHNFGIQEYMKHGAATDRVFQQTFTFEDGMLHPGDEPGIGVTLDVDEAGWYPYEKAYLPYNRLADGTVHDW, encoded by the coding sequence ATGATCATCGACAAGGCCGAAGTGGTCGTCACCAGCCCCGACCGCAACTTCGTCACCCTCAAGCTCACCACCGACGACGGGCTCACCGGGCTCGGCGACGCGACCCTCAACGGGCGGGAGCTCGCCGTCGTCGCCTACCTCACCGAGCACGTGGTCCCCCTCCTCATCGGCAAGGACGCCCACCGCATCGAGGACATGTGGCAGTTCCTGTACCGGTCGGCGTACTGGCGGCGCGGTCCGGTGACGATGGCGGCCATCGCCGCGGTCGACGTCGCGCTCTGGGACATCAAGGCCAAGGCCGCCGGCATGCCGCTCTACCAGCTGCTCGGCGGAGCGTCTCGGACGGGGCTCCTCACCTACGGGCACGCGTCGGGCAAAGACCTGCCCGAGCTGTTCGACTCGATCCGCTCCCACCAGGAGCAGGGCTACAAGGCGATCCGGGTGCAGACCGGCGTGCCGGGCCTCAAGTCGATCTACGGCATCGCGTCGAACGCGACCTTCGAGGCGAACAAGGGCGTGCGCTACGACCACGAGCCCGCCCAGCGCGGAGCCCTGCCGAACGAGGAGGACTGGGACACCCGCTCCTACCTCCGCCACGTGCCCACCGTCTTCGAGGCGGTGCGGAACGAGTTCGGCCCCGAGATCCCGCTGCTGCACGACGGCCACCACCGGATGACGCCGATCCAGGCCGCCACCCTCGGCAAGTCGCTCGAGCCGTACGACCTCTTCTGGCTGGAGGACGTCACGCCCGCGGAGAACCCGGAGGCGCTGCGCCTCGTCCGGCAGCACACCACGACGCCGCTGGCCATCGGCGAGATCTTCAACACGGTATGGGACTACCAGCTGATCATCCGCGAGCAGCTGATCGACTACGTCCGGAGCGCGGTCACGCACACCGGCGGGATCACGCACCTGAAGCGGGTCCTGGAGTACGCGGCGCAGTACCAGATCAAGTCGGGCATGCACGGACCGACCGACATCTCGCCGGTCGGGATGGCCGCCGCGATGCACCTCGGGCTGTCGATCCACAACTTCGGGATCCAGGAGTACATGAAGCACGGGGCGGCGACCGACCGCGTGTTCCAGCAGACCTTCACGTTCGAGGACGGCATGCTGCACCCCGGCGACGAGCCGGGCATCGGCGTGACCCTCGACGTCGACGAGGCCGGCTGGTACCCCTACGAGAAGGCGTACCTGCCGTACAACCGCCTCGCCGACGGGACTGTGCACGACTGGTAG
- a CDS encoding Gfo/Idh/MocA family oxidoreductase, giving the protein MTTASPLTAAVVGCGVIGRHHARVLVGHPGFRVTAAVDAVLPAATALADEVAASTGERPVVSETLDKALDQADVDVVVVCSPSGLHVELAETALARGRHVVIEKPLDVSIASARRIADLASDARAQGLCVTVISQHRFDPANRVVAQAAHDGRFGRVSSGLASVAWWRSQGYYDSGDWRGTWALDGGGAVMNQGVHTVDLLVWMLGRPVEVSAQTGLLAHERIEVEDVAVATVRFESGALAVVHATTAAYPGLTTRIQVHGDAGSGVVTDDRLEYFHVAAPGAGTGLQEALDTANQAEGLVEADQLVGGPPEEQHFLRGHARQYDDILRAIRTGEAPGVTVDDALLSLATVKAIYVSATLGRPVAVDDVLTGVLDDQDVTVGVRS; this is encoded by the coding sequence ATGACCACCGCCTCCCCCCTCACAGCAGCCGTCGTCGGCTGCGGCGTCATCGGACGCCACCACGCCCGCGTGCTCGTCGGCCACCCCGGCTTCCGGGTCACCGCCGCCGTCGACGCCGTCCTGCCCGCGGCCACCGCCCTGGCCGACGAGGTCGCCGCCTCCACCGGCGAGCGCCCCGTCGTCTCGGAGACCCTCGACAAGGCGCTCGATCAGGCCGACGTCGACGTCGTCGTGGTCTGCTCCCCCAGCGGGCTGCACGTCGAGCTCGCCGAGACCGCTCTCGCGCGGGGCCGGCACGTCGTCATCGAGAAGCCGCTCGACGTCAGCATCGCCAGTGCGCGCAGGATCGCCGACCTCGCGTCCGACGCGCGGGCGCAGGGACTCTGCGTCACGGTGATCAGCCAGCACCGTTTCGATCCTGCGAACCGGGTCGTGGCCCAGGCGGCGCACGACGGCCGTTTCGGCCGCGTCTCGTCGGGCCTCGCCTCGGTCGCGTGGTGGCGGAGCCAGGGCTACTACGACTCCGGTGACTGGCGCGGCACCTGGGCGCTCGACGGCGGCGGCGCCGTGATGAACCAGGGCGTGCACACGGTCGACCTGCTGGTGTGGATGCTGGGGCGACCCGTCGAGGTGAGTGCCCAGACCGGGCTCCTCGCGCACGAGCGAATCGAGGTGGAGGACGTCGCGGTCGCGACCGTCCGGTTCGAGTCGGGTGCTCTCGCGGTCGTCCACGCGACGACGGCCGCGTACCCGGGGCTGACCACCCGCATCCAGGTGCACGGCGACGCGGGCTCGGGTGTCGTCACCGACGACCGGCTGGAGTACTTCCACGTGGCGGCCCCGGGTGCCGGGACCGGCCTCCAGGAAGCGCTCGACACGGCGAACCAGGCGGAGGGTCTCGTCGAGGCCGACCAGCTCGTGGGCGGGCCGCCCGAGGAGCAGCACTTCCTCCGCGGGCACGCGCGGCAGTACGACGACATCCTGCGGGCGATCCGGACGGGCGAGGCGCCCGGCGTCACGGTCGACGACGCGCTGCTGTCTCTGGCGACCGTCAAGGCGATCTACGTCTCGGCGACGCTCGGGCGGCCGGTCGCCGTCGACGACGTGCTGACCGGCGTGCTCGACGACCAGGACGTGACCGTGGGGGTGCGCTCGTGA
- a CDS encoding YbhB/YbcL family Raf kinase inhibitor-like protein, whose protein sequence is MSTSTPRSPYDEIQEVPSFELTSTDVADGQTLAQPHVSGIFGAGGEDVSPQLSWSGFPEGTKSFVVTVYDPDAPTGAGFWHWAVANIPASVTSLDSGAGDAEGSGLPDGAVQLKNDGGLAHYLGAAPPSGHGTHHYFIGVHALDVDHLDVDASASPAFLGFNMFGHTLARAVITPVYQVD, encoded by the coding sequence ATGTCCACGTCCACGCCCCGCTCCCCCTACGACGAGATCCAGGAGGTGCCGTCGTTCGAACTGACCTCGACCGACGTCGCCGACGGTCAGACGCTCGCCCAGCCGCACGTCAGCGGCATCTTCGGCGCCGGAGGGGAGGATGTCAGCCCCCAGCTGTCGTGGTCGGGCTTCCCCGAGGGGACGAAGAGCTTCGTCGTCACCGTTTACGACCCCGACGCCCCGACCGGCGCCGGCTTCTGGCACTGGGCCGTGGCAAACATCCCCGCGTCGGTCACCTCGCTCGACTCCGGAGCGGGCGACGCCGAGGGCTCAGGGCTCCCCGACGGCGCCGTGCAGCTGAAGAACGACGGCGGCCTCGCCCACTACCTCGGCGCGGCCCCGCCCTCGGGCCACGGCACGCACCACTACTTCATCGGCGTCCACGCGCTCGACGTCGACCACCTCGACGTCGACGCGTCGGCGTCGCCTGCGTTCCTCGGGTTCAACATGTTCGGCCACACCCTGGCTCGCGCCGTCATCACGCCGGTCTACCAGGTCGACTGA
- a CDS encoding helix-turn-helix transcriptional regulator, with protein MTQDRRALGAFLRSRRDAISPASAGIEPFPGARRVPGLRKEELAVAAGLSPDYYSRVEQGRQATVSREVLDALARALRLDDVERAHLHDLADPVESRGVRRADGHEAAQRADPGLLRVMDALGHLPVLLLGRRGDVLAVNPLVGAVLGTTLSAGSSFLGWLFLDPVARERIVNWEVFAQASVGALRRESGRHPGDARLRRLVAEVSAADDDVARWWDDQGVRDYASVAKRIRHPALGDLEFGIEIVTGPADPEQRLVVYTVEAGSETARTLPILASWEADGQPAPVLGGREPAGPA; from the coding sequence ATGACGCAGGATCGGCGGGCACTCGGGGCGTTCCTCCGTTCTCGGCGCGACGCGATCAGCCCGGCCAGCGCCGGCATCGAGCCCTTCCCCGGAGCCAGGCGCGTCCCCGGCCTCCGCAAGGAGGAGCTCGCCGTGGCGGCAGGCCTCAGCCCCGACTACTACAGCCGGGTGGAGCAGGGCAGGCAGGCCACCGTCTCCCGGGAGGTCCTCGACGCCCTCGCCCGCGCCCTCCGGCTCGACGACGTGGAGCGCGCGCACCTGCACGACCTGGCCGATCCCGTCGAGAGCCGCGGAGTGCGGCGCGCCGACGGCCACGAGGCCGCGCAGCGGGCCGATCCGGGACTCCTCCGCGTGATGGACGCCCTCGGCCACCTGCCGGTCCTCCTGCTCGGCCGGCGAGGCGACGTCCTGGCGGTCAACCCGCTGGTCGGAGCGGTGCTCGGCACGACGCTCTCTGCCGGGTCGTCGTTCCTCGGCTGGCTGTTCCTCGACCCGGTCGCCCGGGAGCGCATCGTCAACTGGGAGGTCTTCGCACAGGCGTCGGTGGGAGCGCTTCGCCGCGAATCGGGGCGGCATCCGGGCGACGCGCGGCTCCGCAGGCTGGTCGCCGAGGTGAGCGCCGCGGACGACGACGTGGCCCGGTGGTGGGACGACCAGGGGGTCCGGGACTACGCCTCGGTGGCGAAGCGGATCCGGCATCCTGCGCTCGGCGACCTGGAGTTCGGCATCGAGATCGTCACCGGACCCGCCGACCCCGAGCAGCGGCTGGTGGTCTACACGGTCGAGGCCGGCTCGGAGACGGCGCGGACGCTGCCGATCCTGGCCAGCTGGGAGGCCGACGGACAGCCGGCCCCCGTCCTCGGTGGACGGGAGCCGGCTGGTCCTGCGTGA